A genomic segment from Pseudomonas mendocina encodes:
- a CDS encoding LuxR C-terminal-related transcriptional regulator: MPTLAIARPSALQVQPADLPRLPPCVVSRPVLLQRLLASESRLRLLCAPAGTGKSVLLGQCARHTPAAVERVWLDLAGRSLTPAQLCKRLAVVLQLPNDDANEAGLIERLHERAGRLWVFIDDYPRQADEALDACLDRLFAAAPAQVTWWVASRRTPAWNLPRLLLQGDLLELKGEELALDESALSELLAALRIELADDLRLTLLARSEGWLAAIRLLLLDADEDALRQRLQDGCPVLRDYVQREVLADLDQELRSDLHALALLPRFSLSLCEHLLEGRATELLSELQRRQLFVRSLDSSGTWFRMWRPLAEVLRRLPGAPAPAPIHVRACQWFAQHGDIREAVEHALQAGQVEVAVNYLQRFDQEQLLQGHSVAQLLQWREELPDWLFASSPRLIVLQAWALIICARFDEASACIKGLAHFMPQPDARRQSKLIAHWQALTGVLARQCGRRDARLHCQEALQMLDEGSWSQRVLCYQALAQQHMAEHALDQAKQALDQGLRLARLHGSLIFEALINTDHCLLLKMRGEAGRAAELAEQSLALLREGFSHSPVVARLLLVRASLLARQGLDEAAQQAYRLGLQEAEHCEDAYIISGYLGMLELAESRGDLDEAHQWLQRAERVMQWSHVPEVRYRCVLQLQAGRLLLRQGQTGRARELFAQTLQQLQQRQQLAPSEFYDLLPRLRHCLAISDLLLGHHAAAEHALRLLLDECQLAGHRSLACECRVSLAEALLVQGQVEQADGLLQQAIGEARQLRLLRPLQELQQRQAQWLERLLPGEAGQSLHQRLFEPAPRLDEPASAGTALLSSRELAVLQLIAQGYSNQEIADRLFISLHTVKTHARRINVKLGVQRRTQAVAMAKAQGLMGD, encoded by the coding sequence ATGCCGACCCTCGCCATCGCCCGTCCGAGTGCGCTGCAGGTACAACCTGCCGATCTACCACGGCTGCCACCGTGCGTCGTTTCCCGTCCCGTCCTGCTGCAGCGTCTGCTCGCCAGCGAGTCGCGTCTGCGCCTGCTGTGCGCGCCTGCCGGAACCGGCAAGAGCGTGCTGCTCGGCCAGTGCGCGCGGCACACGCCTGCCGCCGTTGAGCGGGTCTGGCTCGATCTCGCGGGGCGCAGCCTGACGCCAGCGCAGTTGTGCAAGCGACTGGCGGTTGTCTTGCAACTGCCGAACGATGATGCCAACGAAGCAGGGCTGATCGAGCGGCTGCACGAGCGCGCAGGGCGCTTGTGGGTCTTTATCGATGACTACCCGCGGCAGGCCGACGAGGCGCTCGATGCCTGTCTCGACCGCCTGTTCGCCGCGGCGCCGGCTCAGGTCACCTGGTGGGTCGCCAGCCGTCGAACGCCGGCCTGGAACCTGCCACGTCTGCTGCTTCAGGGTGATCTGCTGGAGCTCAAGGGCGAAGAGCTGGCGTTGGATGAATCGGCGCTGAGCGAGCTTCTCGCCGCGCTGCGGATCGAGCTGGCCGATGATCTCCGGCTGACGTTGCTCGCACGCAGCGAGGGTTGGCTGGCGGCGATTCGTCTGCTGTTGCTCGATGCCGACGAGGACGCGCTGCGCCAGCGTTTGCAGGATGGCTGTCCGGTGCTGCGCGATTACGTGCAGCGTGAGGTACTGGCCGATCTGGACCAGGAGCTGCGCAGCGATCTGCATGCACTGGCCTTGCTGCCGCGTTTCTCCCTGTCGCTCTGTGAGCACCTGCTGGAGGGGCGTGCTACCGAGCTGTTGAGTGAGTTGCAGCGGCGTCAGCTGTTCGTACGCAGTCTCGACAGCAGCGGCACCTGGTTCCGCATGTGGCGGCCGCTGGCCGAGGTGCTGCGGCGCTTGCCGGGGGCTCCGGCACCGGCTCCGATCCATGTGCGGGCCTGCCAGTGGTTCGCTCAGCATGGCGACATCCGTGAGGCGGTCGAGCATGCCTTGCAGGCGGGTCAGGTCGAGGTCGCGGTCAACTATCTGCAGCGCTTCGATCAGGAGCAGTTGCTGCAGGGCCATTCGGTCGCGCAACTGCTGCAATGGCGCGAGGAACTGCCGGACTGGTTGTTCGCCAGTTCGCCGCGTCTGATCGTGCTGCAGGCCTGGGCGCTGATCATCTGCGCCCGATTCGACGAGGCCAGTGCCTGCATCAAGGGGCTGGCGCATTTCATGCCGCAACCCGATGCTCGGCGCCAGAGCAAGTTGATCGCCCATTGGCAGGCACTGACGGGCGTGCTGGCGCGTCAGTGCGGACGGCGCGATGCCCGCTTGCACTGCCAGGAAGCGCTGCAGATGCTGGACGAGGGCAGCTGGTCGCAGCGCGTGCTCTGTTATCAGGCGCTGGCTCAGCAGCATATGGCCGAGCACGCCCTGGATCAGGCCAAGCAGGCGCTGGATCAGGGGCTGCGCCTGGCACGACTGCATGGCAGTTTGATTTTCGAAGCCCTGATCAATACCGATCACTGCCTGCTGCTGAAAATGCGCGGTGAGGCCGGGCGTGCGGCCGAGCTGGCCGAGCAGTCGCTGGCACTGCTGCGTGAAGGCTTCAGCCATAGCCCGGTGGTTGCCCGTCTGCTGCTGGTGCGGGCCAGCCTGCTGGCGCGCCAGGGCCTGGACGAGGCGGCGCAGCAGGCCTATCGCCTGGGGCTGCAGGAAGCCGAGCACTGCGAGGATGCCTACATCATTTCCGGTTACCTGGGGATGCTGGAGCTGGCCGAGAGCCGCGGCGATCTCGACGAGGCGCACCAGTGGTTGCAGAGGGCCGAGCGGGTGATGCAGTGGTCGCATGTGCCTGAGGTTCGTTATCGCTGCGTGTTGCAACTGCAGGCGGGGCGCCTGCTGCTGCGTCAGGGGCAGACGGGGCGTGCGCGCGAGTTGTTCGCCCAGACCCTGCAGCAGTTGCAGCAGCGCCAGCAACTGGCGCCTTCCGAGTTCTACGATCTGCTGCCGCGCTTGCGCCACTGCCTGGCCATCAGTGACCTGCTGCTCGGTCATCATGCGGCTGCTGAGCATGCATTGCGTCTGTTGCTGGATGAATGCCAGCTCGCCGGACATCGCAGCCTGGCCTGTGAATGCCGGGTCAGCCTGGCCGAAGCGCTGCTGGTACAGGGCCAGGTGGAACAGGCCGATGGCCTGTTGCAGCAAGCCATCGGCGAGGCACGGCAACTGCGCCTGCTACGGCCCTTGCAGGAGTTGCAGCAGCGCCAGGCGCAATGGCTCGAACGCCTGCTGCCGGGGGAGGCCGGGCAGAGCCTGCATCAGCGGCTGTTCGAGCCGGCTCCGCGGTTGGACGAACCTGCCAGTGCCGGTACCGCGCTGCTCAGCTCGCGTGAGCTGGCAGTGCTGCAGTTGATTGCGCAGGGTTATTCCAATCAGGAAATCGCCGATCGTCTGTTCATCTCGCTGCACACGGTCAAGACCCATGCGCGGCGGATCAACGTCAAGCTCGGTGTGCAAAGACGCACCCAGGCCGTGGCGATGGCCAAGGCGCAGGGGCTGATGGGGGATTGA
- a CDS encoding short-chain fatty acid transporter, translating into MFNTLTRMSVSLVQKYLPSPFVFSALLTLGVLLAGILSTGQSLPAMVQHWSGGFWTLLGFAMQMALIFVTGHALASAPIINRQLDRLAGMARTPGQAIIMVTLVALVGCWVNWGFGLVIGAVFARALARKVDGVDYPLLVASAYSGFLVWHGGLAGSVPLSLATGGPDLARITAGVLTDPVSITETLFSTLNLTIVALLFIGLPLLNRAMHPRQGAKVADAAKLVESRAELPARDTPAQRLDDSRILGLALVAMAGIYLFNHFATKGFVLGLDVVIAIFLFSGLLMHGTPERYMRAVDESVRGIGGIVLLFPFYAGIMGMMMGANADGISLGRQITEAFISWSSADTFPLLAFLSAGVVNVFVPSGGGQWAVQGPIMLPAAQALGVSPTVTAMAIAWGDAWTNMIQPFWALPLLGIVGLGARDIMGYCLIMLLYSGAVICGAFYFLG; encoded by the coding sequence ATGTTCAACACCCTCACCCGCATGAGTGTGAGCCTGGTACAGAAGTACTTGCCCTCACCCTTCGTGTTCTCTGCGCTCCTGACCTTGGGAGTCCTGCTCGCCGGCATCCTCTCCACCGGCCAGTCGTTGCCGGCCATGGTGCAGCACTGGAGCGGCGGCTTCTGGACGCTACTCGGCTTCGCCATGCAGATGGCGCTGATCTTCGTCACCGGTCACGCCCTGGCCAGCGCGCCGATCATCAACCGTCAACTCGACCGTCTGGCGGGCATGGCGCGCACACCGGGCCAGGCGATCATCATGGTCACCCTGGTGGCGCTGGTCGGCTGCTGGGTCAACTGGGGTTTTGGCCTGGTGATCGGCGCGGTGTTCGCCCGCGCCCTGGCGCGCAAGGTCGATGGCGTCGACTATCCGCTGCTGGTGGCGTCGGCCTACTCGGGCTTCCTGGTCTGGCACGGCGGTCTTGCTGGCTCGGTACCGCTCTCCCTGGCCACCGGCGGCCCGGATCTGGCGCGCATCACCGCAGGGGTGCTGACCGACCCGGTAAGCATCACCGAAACCCTGTTCAGCACCCTCAACCTGACCATCGTCGCCCTGCTGTTCATCGGCCTGCCGCTGCTCAACCGCGCCATGCACCCGCGCCAGGGAGCCAAGGTTGCCGATGCCGCCAAACTGGTCGAGTCTCGCGCTGAACTACCAGCCCGTGATACCCCGGCGCAGCGCCTGGATGACAGCCGCATCCTTGGCCTGGCGCTGGTGGCCATGGCCGGCATCTACCTGTTCAACCACTTCGCCACCAAGGGCTTCGTGCTTGGCCTGGATGTGGTCATCGCCATCTTCCTGTTCAGCGGCCTACTGATGCACGGCACCCCGGAGCGCTATATGCGCGCGGTGGACGAGAGCGTGCGCGGCATCGGCGGCATCGTCCTGCTGTTCCCCTTCTACGCCGGGATCATGGGCATGATGATGGGCGCCAACGCCGATGGCATCTCCCTCGGCCGGCAGATCACCGAAGCGTTCATTTCCTGGTCCTCGGCCGACACCTTTCCGTTGCTGGCCTTCCTCAGCGCTGGCGTGGTCAACGTGTTCGTCCCGTCCGGTGGCGGCCAGTGGGCCGTGCAAGGTCCGATCATGCTCCCAGCCGCCCAGGCTCTGGGCGTTTCGCCGACCGTTACCGCCATGGCCATTGCCTGGGGCGACGCCTGGACCAACATGATCCAGCCATTCTGGGCGCTGCCGCTGCTCGGCATCGTCGGCCTCGGCGCCCGCGACATCATGGGCTACTGCCTGATCATGCTGCTGTACTCGGGCGCGGTGATCTGCGGCGCGTTCTACTTCCTCGGCTGA
- a CDS encoding acetyl-CoA C-acetyltransferase, with product MQDVVIVAATRTAIGSFQGSLADIPAPELGAIVIKRLLEQTGLDAAQVDEVILGQVLTAGSGQNPARQAAIRAGLPHAVPAMTLNKVCGSGLKALHLATQAIRCGDAEVIIAGGMENMSLAPYVLPKARTGLRMGHAQMLDSMIVDGLWDAFNDYHMGITAENLVEKYGISREAQDAFAAESQQKAVAAIEAGRFDTEITPVMIPQRKGDPIAFARDEQPRAGTTAESLAKLKPAFKKDGSVTAGNASSLNDGAAAVLLMSAAKAQALGLPVLAKIAGYANAGVDPAIMGIAPVSATRRCLDKAGWSLADLDLIEANEAFAAQALSVGQELGWDADKVNVNGGAIALGHPIGASGCRVLVTLLHEMIRRDAKKGLATLCIGGGQGVALAIERV from the coding sequence ATGCAAGACGTCGTCATCGTCGCCGCCACCCGCACCGCCATCGGCAGCTTCCAGGGCAGCCTGGCTGATATCCCCGCGCCCGAGCTCGGCGCCATCGTCATCAAGCGTCTGCTGGAGCAGACCGGCCTCGATGCCGCCCAGGTCGATGAAGTGATCCTCGGCCAGGTGCTCACCGCAGGCAGTGGCCAGAACCCCGCGCGCCAGGCCGCCATCCGCGCCGGCCTGCCGCATGCCGTGCCTGCCATGACCCTGAACAAGGTCTGTGGCTCGGGCCTTAAGGCCTTGCACCTGGCCACCCAGGCTATTCGCTGCGGCGACGCCGAGGTGATCATCGCTGGCGGCATGGAAAACATGAGCCTGGCGCCCTACGTGCTGCCCAAGGCGCGCACCGGCCTGCGCATGGGGCATGCACAGATGCTCGACAGCATGATCGTCGACGGCCTGTGGGACGCCTTCAACGACTATCACATGGGCATCACCGCCGAGAATCTCGTCGAAAAGTATGGAATTTCCCGAGAAGCCCAGGACGCCTTTGCCGCCGAATCGCAGCAAAAGGCCGTGGCCGCCATCGAGGCCGGGCGCTTCGATACCGAAATCACTCCAGTCATGATCCCGCAGCGCAAGGGCGACCCCATCGCCTTCGCCCGTGACGAGCAGCCACGCGCCGGCACCACCGCCGAATCCCTGGCCAAGCTCAAACCCGCATTCAAGAAGGACGGCAGCGTCACCGCCGGCAACGCCTCCAGCCTCAACGACGGTGCCGCTGCCGTGCTGCTGATGAGCGCGGCCAAAGCGCAGGCGCTGGGTCTGCCGGTACTGGCGAAGATCGCTGGCTATGCCAATGCCGGTGTCGATCCGGCGATCATGGGCATCGCCCCGGTATCGGCTACCCGCCGTTGCCTGGACAAGGCCGGCTGGAGCCTGGCCGACCTGGACCTGATCGAAGCCAACGAAGCTTTCGCGGCCCAGGCGCTGTCGGTCGGCCAGGAGCTGGGTTGGGATGCTGACAAGGTCAACGTCAACGGCGGCGCCATCGCCCTCGGCCATCCCATCGGCGCCTCGGGCTGCCGCGTGCTGGTGACACTGCTGCACGAGATGATCCGCCGCGACGCCAAGAAAGGCCTGGCCACGCTGTGCATCGGTGGTGGTCAGGGTGTGGCGCTGGCTATCGAGCGCGTCTGA
- a CDS encoding CoA transferase subunit B, with protein MALTREQMAQRVARELQDGFYVNLGIGIPTLVANYVPEGMQVMLQSENGLLGMGAFPTEDEVDADMINAGKQTVTAIKGAAIFDSSQSFAMIRGGHVDLTVLGAFEVDVRGNIASWMIPGKLVKGMGGAMDLVAGADNIIVTMTHASKDGESKLLEHCSLPLTGCGCIRKVLTDLAYLEIENNAFVLRERAPGVSVEEIVAKTAGKLIVPEHVPEMSF; from the coding sequence ATGGCTCTTACCCGTGAACAAATGGCCCAGCGCGTGGCCCGCGAGCTGCAGGACGGCTTCTACGTCAACCTCGGCATCGGCATTCCCACCCTGGTCGCCAACTACGTACCCGAAGGCATGCAGGTGATGCTGCAGTCGGAGAACGGCCTGCTCGGCATGGGCGCATTTCCGACCGAAGATGAAGTGGATGCCGACATGATCAACGCCGGCAAGCAGACCGTCACCGCGATCAAGGGCGCAGCTATCTTCGACTCGTCACAGTCCTTTGCCATGATTCGTGGCGGCCATGTTGACCTGACTGTACTTGGCGCCTTTGAGGTGGACGTGCGCGGCAACATCGCCTCGTGGATGATCCCCGGCAAGCTGGTCAAAGGCATGGGCGGCGCCATGGACCTGGTGGCCGGTGCCGACAACATCATCGTCACCATGACCCACGCCTCGAAAGACGGCGAATCCAAGCTGCTGGAGCATTGCAGCCTGCCGCTGACCGGCTGCGGCTGCATCCGCAAAGTGTTGACCGACCTGGCCTATCTGGAGATCGAAAACAACGCCTTCGTCCTGCGCGAACGTGCGCCGGGTGTTAGCGTCGAGGAAATCGTGGCCAAGACCGCCGGCAAGCTGATCGTCCCCGAACACGTGCCAGAAATGAGCTTCTAA
- a CDS encoding CoA transferase subunit A: protein MSGLDKRVASYAEALDGLQDGMTVLAGGFGLCGIPENLIAEIRRRGVRDLTVVSNNCGVDGFGLGVLLEDRQIRKMIASYVGENALFEQQLLSGELEVELTPQGTLAEKLRAGGAGIPAFFTATGYGTPVAEGKEAREIDGRHYILEPAITGDFAIVKGWKADHFGNVVYRHTAQNFNPVVATAGRITVVEVEEIVEPGELDPTQIHTPGIYVDRLICGSFEKRIEKRTLRA, encoded by the coding sequence ATGAGCGGACTCGACAAACGCGTCGCCAGCTACGCAGAAGCCCTGGATGGCCTGCAGGACGGCATGACCGTGCTGGCCGGCGGTTTCGGCCTGTGTGGCATCCCCGAGAACCTGATTGCCGAGATCCGCCGTCGTGGCGTGCGCGATCTGACCGTGGTGTCCAACAACTGCGGCGTCGACGGTTTCGGCCTCGGCGTGCTGCTGGAAGACCGGCAGATCCGCAAGATGATCGCCTCCTATGTCGGCGAGAACGCCCTGTTCGAGCAGCAACTGCTGTCCGGCGAGCTGGAAGTCGAACTCACCCCGCAAGGCACCCTGGCCGAGAAGCTGCGCGCCGGCGGCGCCGGCATCCCCGCCTTCTTCACTGCCACCGGCTACGGCACCCCGGTCGCCGAAGGCAAGGAAGCGCGCGAGATCGATGGCCGCCACTACATCCTCGAGCCGGCCATCACCGGCGACTTCGCCATCGTCAAGGGCTGGAAGGCCGACCACTTCGGTAACGTGGTCTACCGCCACACCGCGCAGAACTTCAACCCGGTGGTCGCCACCGCCGGGCGCATCACCGTGGTCGAGGTCGAAGAGATCGTCGAGCCCGGTGAACTCGACCCCACGCAGATTCATACCCCTGGCATCTACGTCGACCGGCTGATCTGCGGCAGCTTCGAGAAACGCATCGAAAAACGCACGCTGCGCGCCTGA
- a CDS encoding LysR family transcriptional regulator → MTVKQLRAFLAVAQSLSFAQACERLHLSQPALSLAIKNLEQSLGGQLLVRTTRSVALTPEGETLLPIAVRLLADWDNAEDLLRQHFTLQMGKVAVAAMPSFAGNRLPAALRAFRDAYPRVNVAVHDVINEQVMEMVRDGRVELGIAFEPLSLDGLQFTALYEDRFVAVVPVASELAEQAALTWAQLLEQPFITLQRPSAVRLLLEDSVISSHGKLPVAFESHQLVTVGRMVAEGLGVSAVPHLCRQQMEELGARCLPLSEPQVSRRVGLLHQAGHQLSSAAQALSEVLLHQAGQ, encoded by the coding sequence ATGACCGTCAAGCAGCTACGCGCTTTTCTCGCCGTGGCGCAAAGCCTGAGCTTCGCCCAGGCCTGCGAGCGCCTGCATCTGTCGCAGCCAGCGTTGAGCCTGGCGATCAAGAACCTGGAGCAATCGCTCGGCGGTCAATTGCTGGTGCGTACCACCCGCAGCGTGGCGCTGACGCCGGAGGGCGAGACGTTGCTGCCGATTGCCGTGCGCCTGCTGGCCGACTGGGATAACGCCGAGGACCTGTTGCGTCAGCACTTCACCCTGCAGATGGGCAAGGTGGCGGTGGCGGCCATGCCGTCGTTCGCCGGCAACCGCCTGCCGGCGGCGCTGCGTGCCTTCCGCGATGCCTACCCACGAGTCAACGTGGCGGTGCATGACGTGATCAACGAACAGGTGATGGAGATGGTGCGCGACGGTCGCGTCGAGCTGGGCATCGCCTTCGAGCCTTTGAGCCTCGATGGCCTGCAATTCACGGCGCTGTACGAGGATCGCTTCGTCGCCGTGGTGCCGGTCGCCAGCGAGTTGGCTGAGCAGGCAGCACTGACCTGGGCGCAGTTGCTGGAACAACCCTTCATCACCCTGCAACGGCCTTCGGCGGTGCGCCTGCTGCTGGAAGACAGCGTGATCTCCAGCCACGGTAAGCTGCCGGTGGCGTTCGAGAGTCATCAGTTGGTCACGGTCGGACGCATGGTCGCCGAAGGCCTCGGCGTCAGCGCCGTACCGCACCTGTGCCGGCAGCAGATGGAAGAACTGGGCGCCCGCTGCCTGCCGTTGAGTGAACCGCAGGTGTCGCGCCGCGTCGGCCTGCTGCACCAGGCTGGACATCAGCTGTCCAGTGCGGCGCAGGCGTTGAGCGAGGTTCTGCTGCATCAGGCCGGGCAGTAG
- a CDS encoding nucleotidyltransferase family protein, giving the protein MASERPTQRVAALMLAAGYSRRFGADKRRATLADGRSLLAASLTLPCSMLEEVWLVLRPDEAPTGMDLPTGVRVVQNAASAQGMGHSLAAGAERLLAESNADAVAIFLADMPSIHRDSLETLIAHSSANNIVLPSYQGKRGHPVLFGRNFWPQLATLSGDAGAKPVLQQNPNAVSIVELDDSGVLQDIDTPADLSQL; this is encoded by the coding sequence ATGGCCAGCGAGCGCCCAACTCAAAGAGTCGCCGCGCTGATGCTGGCGGCCGGCTACAGCCGCCGCTTCGGCGCCGACAAGCGGCGTGCAACGCTGGCCGACGGCCGCTCGCTACTGGCGGCCAGCCTGACCCTGCCCTGTTCGATGCTCGAAGAGGTCTGGCTGGTGCTGCGCCCGGACGAAGCGCCGACAGGAATGGACCTGCCAACTGGCGTACGAGTCGTGCAAAACGCTGCTAGCGCCCAGGGCATGGGCCACAGCCTCGCCGCTGGCGCTGAGCGCCTACTGGCTGAATCCAACGCTGATGCCGTGGCGATCTTTCTCGCCGATATGCCGTCGATTCATCGGGACAGCCTGGAAACCCTGATCGCCCACTCCAGCGCGAACAACATCGTACTGCCCAGCTATCAGGGCAAACGCGGCCATCCGGTGCTGTTCGGCCGCAATTTCTGGCCGCAGCTTGCGACGCTGAGCGGCGATGCTGGCGCCAAGCCGGTGCTGCAGCAGAACCCCAACGCCGTAAGCATCGTCGAACTGGACGACTCTGGTGTGCTGCAGGACATAGACACCCCGGCAGACCTTTCTCAGCTCTAG
- a CDS encoding OsmC domain/YcaO domain-containing protein gives MEIKVNFLDNLRLEAKFDDFTVIADQPIRYKGDGSAPGPFDYFLASSALCAAYFVKLYCQTRDIPTENIRLSQNNIVDPENRYAQIFKIQVELPADISEKDRLGILRSIDRCTVKKVVQQGPEFIIEEVDNLDADAQALLMPVSDTTTYIPGKDLPLEQTIANMSGILADLGMKIEIASWRNIVPNVWSLHIRDAQSNLCFTNGKGATKESALASALGEFIERLNCNFFYNDQFWGEDIAAAEFVHYPNERWFKPGPKDALPEEILDEHCLAIYNPDGELRGSHLYDTNSGNTLRGICSLPFVRQSDGETVYFPSNLIENLYLSNGMSAGNTLAEAQVQCLSEIFERAVKREILEGELCLPDVPQDVLAKYPGIVAGIQGLEEQGFPVLIKDASLGGEFPVMCVTLMNPRTGGVFASFGAHPSLEVALERSLTELLQGRSFEGLNDLPQPTFDSLALTEPNNFVEHFIDSSGVVSWRFFGATPDFEFVEWDFSGEGADSNEQEAATLFGILEDMGKEVYVATYDDLGVNACRILVPGYSEIYPVEDLVWDNTNKALLFRKDILNLHALSDRELKSLLRNLNNAEVDDYTDITTLIGVEFDDNTVWGQLTILELKLLINLALKKYDDAKELVEAFLQYNDNTVERGLFYQAVNAVLEIQLDDELELANFEHNLRRMFGSERMDAVIGSVDGSVRFHGLTPTSMKLEGLDKHLRLIDSYKKLHAARARAAGLAG, from the coding sequence ATGGAAATCAAGGTCAACTTTCTCGACAACCTTCGCCTCGAAGCCAAGTTCGATGACTTCACGGTGATCGCTGATCAGCCGATTCGTTACAAGGGCGATGGATCGGCGCCAGGGCCGTTCGACTATTTCCTGGCCTCCTCGGCGCTGTGCGCGGCGTACTTCGTCAAGCTGTACTGCCAGACGCGGGACATTCCCACCGAGAACATCCGCCTGTCGCAGAACAACATCGTCGACCCGGAGAACCGCTACGCGCAGATCTTCAAGATTCAGGTCGAGCTGCCCGCCGATATCTCCGAGAAGGATCGCCTGGGGATTCTGCGTTCCATCGACCGCTGCACCGTGAAGAAGGTGGTGCAGCAGGGCCCCGAGTTCATCATCGAGGAGGTGGACAACCTCGACGCCGACGCCCAAGCGTTGCTGATGCCGGTGAGTGACACCACCACCTACATCCCGGGCAAGGATCTGCCGCTGGAGCAGACCATCGCCAACATGTCGGGCATCCTCGCGGATCTGGGGATGAAGATCGAGATCGCCTCCTGGCGCAATATCGTGCCCAATGTCTGGTCGCTGCATATCCGCGATGCGCAGTCGAACCTGTGCTTCACCAACGGCAAGGGTGCGACCAAGGAAAGCGCCCTGGCCTCGGCGCTGGGCGAGTTCATCGAGCGGCTGAACTGCAACTTCTTCTACAACGACCAGTTCTGGGGCGAGGACATCGCCGCTGCCGAGTTCGTGCATTACCCTAACGAGCGCTGGTTCAAGCCGGGCCCGAAGGACGCGCTGCCCGAGGAAATCCTCGACGAGCACTGCCTGGCCATCTACAACCCGGACGGCGAGCTGCGCGGCTCGCACCTGTACGACACCAACTCGGGCAACACCCTGCGCGGCATCTGCTCGCTGCCGTTCGTGCGCCAGAGCGACGGCGAGACGGTGTACTTTCCGTCCAACCTGATCGAGAACCTGTACCTGTCCAACGGCATGAGCGCCGGCAACACCCTGGCTGAAGCCCAGGTGCAGTGCCTGTCGGAAATCTTCGAGCGGGCGGTGAAACGCGAAATTCTCGAAGGCGAGCTGTGCCTGCCGGACGTGCCGCAGGACGTGCTGGCCAAGTACCCGGGCATCGTCGCCGGCATCCAGGGCCTGGAGGAGCAAGGCTTTCCGGTGCTGATCAAGGACGCCTCGCTTGGCGGCGAATTCCCGGTGATGTGCGTAACGCTGATGAATCCGCGCACCGGCGGCGTGTTCGCCTCCTTCGGCGCGCACCCGAGCCTGGAAGTGGCGCTGGAGCGGAGCCTCACCGAACTGCTGCAGGGCCGCAGCTTCGAAGGCCTCAACGACCTGCCGCAGCCGACCTTCGACAGCCTGGCGCTGACCGAGCCGAACAACTTCGTCGAGCACTTCATCGACTCCAGCGGCGTGGTGTCGTGGCGCTTCTTCGGCGCCACGCCGGACTTCGAATTCGTCGAGTGGGACTTCTCCGGCGAGGGTGCAGACTCCAATGAACAGGAAGCCGCGACCCTGTTCGGCATCCTCGAAGACATGGGCAAGGAGGTCTACGTCGCCACCTACGACGACCTTGGCGTCAATGCCTGCCGTATCCTGGTGCCGGGCTACTCGGAGATCTACCCGGTCGAGGATCTGGTCTGGGACAACACCAACAAGGCCCTGCTGTTCCGCAAGGACATCCTCAACCTACATGCCCTGAGCGACCGCGAGCTCAAATCGCTGCTGCGCAACCTCAACAACGCCGAGGTCGACGACTACACCGATATCACCACGCTGATCGGCGTCGAATTCGACGACAACACGGTGTGGGGCCAGCTGACCATTCTCGAGCTGAAGCTGTTGATCAACCTGGCGCTGAAGAAATACGACGACGCCAAGGAACTGGTCGAGGCCTTCCTGCAGTACAACGACAACACGGTCGAGCGTGGCCTGTTCTACCAGGCAGTGAATGCCGTGCTGGAGATCCAGCTGGACGACGAGCTGGAGCTGGCCAACTTCGAGCACAACCTGCGGCGCATGTTCGGCAGCGAGCGCATGGACGCGGTGATCGGCTCGGTAGACGGCAGCGTGCGCTTCCATGGCCTGACGCCGACCAGTATGAAACTGGAAGGTCTGGACAAGCACCTGCGCCTGATCGACAGCTACAAGAAGCTGCACGCCGCGCGCGCCAGGGCGGCGGGGTTGGCTGGCTGA